The following is a genomic window from Bacillus sp. V2I10.
GGCTCCTGATCCTCGGAGAAATGGGCATTGGCAATACAACATCAAGCAGTGCCATTGCAGCCGCCCTGAGCGGATTAAAGCCTGAGGATATCACGGGCAGAGGAACAGGAATTGAGTCGAAGCAGGTTGCTTATAAAGCCGATGTTATTAAAAAAGCTCTGAATAAGCTGAAGCCTGACGCCAATGATCCGATCGATGTTCTTTCTAAGGTAGGCGGTTTTGAAATCGGAGCGATGACAGGTGCCATGCTTTACGCAGCATCTAAAAAAATTCCGGTTATTTTAGATGGATTTATATGCACAACGGCTGCGCTCGTTGCTTCTAAATTAAATCGGCATGTGCGTAATTACATGATTGCCGGGCATTTATCGGTTGAACCGGGACATCTTCATGTATTGAATTTGCTCGGAAAAAAGCCGCTGGTGTCACTGGGGATGAGGCTTGGAGAAGGAACCGGAGCTGTCCTTGTCTATCCGCTGGTTGAAGCAGCCGCTGAAATGGTAAAAGGAATGGCAACCTTTGATACGGCAGGTGTATCAAAGGAACGTGCATTAAAATAAAAAAGACAATTACATAAAAGGCGGAGAAAACAAATGAAAACATCTTTCGGCACCTATTTTCATCGTATTGCCCTTATGCTGCTTTTGCTGGCAGGAATCCTTTCGGGATGTACACAGGGAGATCAGACGCAGCAAGCGAGCAAGAGCAAGGAACAAACACAGCAGGCTGAAAAAAAGGAAGAAGCTTACCCGATAACAGTCACAGATGATGCCGGAAACGAAATAACGCTTGAGAAAAAACCTGAGAAAATTGTTTCGCTGCTTCCGAGCACGACTGAAATGCTTTTTGCTCTTGGATTGGACAAGGAAATCGTTGGTGTCTCTGATTATGACAACTATCCTGAAGCAGCTTCAAAAAAGGAAAAAGTAGGAGCACAGGATCTTAATGCAGAGAAAATCATTGCTCTGCAGCCGGATATAGCTTTTCTTCAGGAGTACCATGCAAAAAATCACGGGGAAATCATCAAACAGTTTGAAGCGGCAGGCATCAAGGTGTTTATTGTCGGCTCCCAAAATTCGTTTGAACAGGTTTACACGGCCATCCGTACTGCAGGGAAGGCAACAGGCACGTTAGATAAAGCAGACAGCATCATCGCAGATATGGATTCAAAAGTTAAGGCCATCAAGGAAAAGGCAAAAGCTGTCAAAGACAAAAAAAGAGTTTGGATTGAAGTCTCTCCACAGCCTGATATTTACACAACAGGCAAAGGAACGTTTATGAATGAAATGCTTGAAATGATTGGAGCGTTCAATGTAGCTGCATCTGAAGAAGGCTGGGTAAAAATGGACGAAGAGAAAATCGTCAGCAGCAATCCGGATGTGATCATCACTACATATGGCTACTACGTCGACAATCCAGCTGAGCAAGTTCTAAACAGAAGCGGCTGGAAAGAAGTAAAAGCTGTTCAGTCAAAACAGGTGTTTGACGTAAACAGCGACATGGTAACCCGTCCTGGACCCCGTTTAGCGGATGGAGTTGAAGAGCTTGGAAAACTCATTTATCCAGATGTTTTCAAAAAATAAACATCAGTTTCTCATTTTATTTGCAGCAGTCTTTGCTATTATCAGCATAATATCAGGAGTCTTTGTGGGGGCGGTAAATGTTACCGTCCCTGATATTTTAAACATCATTACTGGCAAAATGTTTCATCTTCAACTGTATCAGGGAGAAAAAAGTACAGAAATGATTATTTGGGAGATCCGGTTCTCACGAGTTTTGCTCGCTTTTTTTGTTGGAGCCTCATTGTCGCTAGCCGGAGCTGCCTTTCAGGGACTGCTTCAAAATCCGCTTGCTGACCCGTATACAATCGGTGTTTCATCGGGAGCCTCTCTGGGAGCAGTTATCATTATCTTTTTTCAAATTCAAGTTACGCTTCTGGGCAGTTTCACACTGCCGATCATCGCAGTTCTCTTTGGTATGATCACGCTGCTCATCGTCTTTGCTCTGACTCATTTGGCAAGCGGAAAGCTTACAAATGAAACCATTATCCTCGCAGGCATTATCATCTCTTCGTTCATCAGTGCGTTCATTTCCCTGCTGATTGCCCTGATTCCCCGTAAGGATATCAGTCAAATTCTCTATTGGATTATGGGAAGCGTTGCGATGAGAGGATGGGGGCATGTTCAATTAATCGTTCCATTTTTTGTTCTGGGAGCTGCGATCATTCTTTTCCATTACCGTGAACTGAACAACATGGCATTAGGTGAGCAGGCAGCCCAATTTTCGGGAATGAATGTAAAAAAGAAGAAAACCATTGTCTTGATTGCGGCATCCATTTTAACAGGAAGCGCTGTAGCTGTTTCAGGTGCGATTGGATTTGTCGGGCTTGTTATTCCTCATCTCGTCCGTTTGATGGCCGGAGCGAATCACCGGCATGTTCTTCCGCTTTCCATGCTGATAGGAGGAGGGTATCTTGTTCTCGCCGATCTGCTCGCGCGGTCCATTATATCACCTAAAGAACTTCCGATAGGAGTCGTAACTGCGCTAATCGGTTCGCCTATATTCACTTTATTGCTTGTCAAAAACCGAAAACAGAAGAAGGCACATCTTTAAAGGAAAGGAGAATGCATATGCTGCAAGTCAAAAATCTGACGGGAGGTTACGATGATAAAAAAGCGGTCATCAAGGATCTCTCTTTTTCTATTGAAAAAGGACGTTTTTTTGCTTTAATCGGACCAAACGGCAGCGGAAAAACAACGATTATCCGGCTGATCATGGGCGCATTGCCCGTTCACAATGGAGAAATCGCGCTGGGTGCAAAGCCGCTTGCATCTTATTCACAAAGGGAACTTGCAAAAAAAGCGGCAGTTATGACCCAGGAAAATGAAGCAGGGCTGGATTTTTCAGTAGAAGAGATTGTCATGCTCGGCAGGTATCCTTATCAAAAAGCGCTGTTTTTTAGAGAAAACACTCAGGCTGACATGATAGCAGCAGAAACTGCCATGAAGCAGACTTCCGTCTGGGAGTACCGCAAACGCCCTTATCATTCCTTAAGCGGCGGGGAAAAACAAAGAGTGCTGCTTGCTAAAGCGCTCGCTCAGGAACCAGAACTGCTTTTGCTCGATGAACCAACGAATCATTTAGATGTGAAGCATACGAAGGAGCTTTTGGAATTACTGAAAAAATTGCAGAAAGATATGAATTTGACCATCCTCGCCATTTTGCACGACCTGAATCTGGCATCCCTCTATGCTGATTCGATCGGATTGCTTAAAAATGGAGAACTGGAAGGGGAGTATGAGGGACTTCATCAGCAAAACGAGAATTCCTTTTCGAATGTGTATGAAGTTAAGCTCAAGTTTACCTCTCATCCATCTGTTTCAAAAACTCAAATTTCACTCTCTCCTGAATATATGGAAGAAAAACCTGTAAATCTCCTGTCTGCCGTCCAAATTCAGCAAACAGAGGAGACAGCGTACATAAAAATGGATAAACCTTTCAGAACACTTTCTGCAGGAGCAGACGGCAAAGGTCTTCATTGGAGCAGGCAGTGGATTTTTTCTCAAGCAGAACAGGCAGAGAATGGAGAATCCATCTTTTTCTCAAGCAAACAGCCTTATATTCTGTGGTCTATCGATGCGAAATTGCCTAAAAAAGAGCTGCGTCAGAATTCGTTTATCGTAAATCAAAGCGGGTTCACATTTTGTGCCATAGTATCCCATTCTCCTTATGACGGGAAAGTGCACGCTGCTATCTTGACGGATGCACCTCTGGATGACTCCGATTTAATTAATTTGGCTTTAAAAATAAATGCAATCAAAAGCCGTTCTGAGAAGAACTTTGGAAAAATCGTGGTTGGCATGCAGAAAAAACAGCAAAATCAAGCTGATCAAGAACGTATCTTTGAAGCAGCCGAAGATCTTCTGCAGACGGCTTTAAAAAGGATGGAAACTCCTCATGCAGCCTTTCGCTGAGCAAACTGTCCTGCTCATTTTGATGAGTGTGATGCTTGATCTTATAATCGGCGATCCGAAATGGCTGCCGCATCCGGTCATTTTGTTTGGAAAAATCATCAGCACCATTGAAAAAGCATGGAATAAAGGGAGCAGGAAAAAGCTTAAAGGCATCATTCTTGCTGCGTTCCTGCCTTTTTCTGTTTTCATTATTTCTTTGTTTCTACTAAAACTGCTTTATGCGATTTCGTATCTCCTGGGAACTGCGATTGAAATCTATCTGATTTCAACGACCATCGCCATTAAGGGGCTGAGAGATGCAGCAATGGAAGTCTATCATCCTCTAAAGTCAGGAGATCTTTCCGAAGCCAGGAAAAAACTGGGGTTTATTGTAGGAAGAGATACTGACGGGCTTCGTTCCCCTGAAGTTGTCAGGGGAACGGTAGAAACCGTTGCAGAAAACACCGTGGACGCCATAATATCCCCGCTCTTTTTTGCCATCATTGGCGGTGCGCCGCTTGCTCTTGCATACAGAGCAGTCAATACGCTGGACTCAATGGTCGGGTATAAGAATGAAAGATTTAAAGACTTCGGATTCGGATCGGCAAGGCTTGATGATTTGATGAATTTGCTGCCGGCTCGTATTTGCACTGTGTGCATGTGGTTGGGCAGTTATTTTATGAAAGAAATGAGAGGAAAGTACGCAATTTCCATCACGAGAAGAGATGCATCAAAGCACCCCAGCCCAAATAGCGGCTGGCCGGAAGCCATGACAGCCGGGCTGCTCGGCGTTCAGCTGGGAGGAGTCAATATATATGGCAAAATTGTCTCAGAACGTGCAAGGCTTGGTGATCCGCTCGAACCTTTGTCTTTTATCCATATAAAAAAAACGATTCTTATTATGAACGGTGCCTGGATTCTTTTTTTGACAGGTTATTTAATCCTTTTTGGATTAGGGAGGTAAAAAAATGTGGCCACAGCACGGCGGGAAAACAGCAAGCATTAAAGCAGTTCTAAGAAGTAAGGGAATTAACGAAAAAGAGTTCATCGATTTTAGTGCAAATTTAAATCCGCTTGGAACACCTTCATTAATTCTTAAAGCCATGCAAGAAAGCATCGCTCATTCCAGCAATGTATATCCTGACCCTGAGTATTCGGAAGAAAGAGCTATACTGGCAGCATTTGAAGGGGTAAAACCTGAAAACATTCTTTTGACAAATGGTGGAGCAGAAGCTATTTTCCTTGTCACGATTCTTTTTAAAAACGGGAAAGCAGGCATCTTTCAGCCGGCATTCAGCGAATATGAGCGTGCCTGCCGCAGCCACGACTTACAAGTGACAGATCTGAGCCATGAGGAATTAAAGACGGGTTCCGGAAGGATTCAAAAAGAAGATGGTGATGTCCTGTTTTTGTGCAGACCTAACAATCCTACTGGAGAAATGATTTCTAAGGAAAACGTTCTAAACCTCCTGGATTCAGCTTCCATGAATGAACAAACAGTCATCATTGATGAAGCTTTCATCCATTTTACGGAGAGTGACGAGAGTCTTGAAAACCTGCTGCAGCTCTATTCCAATCTCATCATCATCCGTTCACTTACCAAAATTTATGCAGTGCCGGGAATAAGGTCAGGTTACATATTGGCCAATGATTCTCTCATCCAGAAACTTGAAGCCATGTCCGTTCCATGGAGCGTCAATTGCGCTGCTCTAGCCATGATTCATGCTTTGCCACATACATACGATCATTTGTCAGAAACAAAAAAATGGCTGCAAGCAGAATGGGAGCAGCTGAGAACTGCGCTTCAAACTTTAAACTTCAGCGTTTCAGAATCAGTGGTCAACTTTTATTTATTAAACGATCCGCTTCTTGAAAACCATGAGCCTCTGCTGTTATTTCTTGCAAATGAAGGAATCCTTGCACGGCATACGATGAATTTTCATGGTATAGAAGGGTCATCTGTCCGACTCGCTATTCGGACAAGTGAAGAAAATAAAAAATTGCTTTCTGCATTAAGGAAATGGAGAGATCAATCATGATTACCTTTATCTCAGGCGGAGCACGGTCCGGGAAAAGCAGTTTAGCAGAAAGAATGGCATTGGACGCAGTTAGAGATAAGAAGCCATACTATATTGCAACTGCAGCTAAAGATACTGGAGAGGAAATGGCTGAGCGGATTGAGATGCATAGAAAGGACAGGGGAGAAACATGGGAAACCATTGAAGAACCCTATTATATTGATCAGGCACTTCATCTCCTTCCAAATAAAGCCGTCGTCATGATTGATTGCTTGACCGTCTGGACCAGCAGCTTAATGTTCAGTGAAAACCTGTCTCTAAAAAAGATTTTGAAGCGTTTCGATTGGACATTATCCACTGCCCGGAGAAAAGAACTCTCCCTTTTCATCGTCTCTAACGATGTAAATGAAGGAATTCCCATTCAAGACAGACATGTTGCAAACTACATAAGCTGTCTTGAAGAGTTACATAAAATCGCTGTCAGAGAAGCAGACACAGTACTTGAAGTAATCTGCGGAATACCAGTCCCCTGGAAGATCAATGGCGTCCTGAGCAAAAATGTTTCAATGATTTCATCTGGAGGACAAGTATGAAAAGTATGGTGTATGGAGCGATTCTTGCTCTGCAGTTTCTTACAAGGTTTCCTCTCCCGGTGAACTGCTCTATGGATCACAAAACCCTTAAGTGGGCCTTGCGGTTTTATCCATTTGCGGGTTTGGCAATAGGAGGAACACTGTATCTCATTTATTATTTATTGAATGGACTCCTGCCCCTTTATATACTCACACTGATTCTACTCACTCTGTGGGTTTTCCTGTCAGGAGGCCTCCATTTAGACGGTGTCATGGACGTGGCAGATGCCGTTGGTTCAAATGGGAGCACAGAAAAAAAGATTGAGATTTTAAAAGATTCGCGCGTAGGGAGCTTTGCAGTGCTGAGCGTTATCTTTTTGCTGCTTTGGAAAAGTGTGCTGTTGTATGCAGTTTTAGATTCCAGTGAGAACGAACTGTTTATAATAGCCATCCCCATGATGGCCAGATTTCAGGCTTTATTGCAGCTTTTCATTTTTCACCCTTTCCAAAACAAGGGAATGGCGCATTACTGGAAACAGCATTTATCCATGCGGGACGTGATAATCGCTGCCTGCTGGCTTCTGCCATTTGCAATCACACAAGTAACGCTAATTATTTTGTTCAGCCTGCAAATCTGCTTTTCCTTTATCTTCGGAAAATGGGCTGTCAGACAGTTTCAGGGAGTAAACGGAGACACAGTCGGTGCTTCAATTGAGGGGGCTGAGTTATGGAATCTTGCCGTTCTTTACAGCTTATTTTTATTCGGCATAGTATGACAGAATGGAATAAAGCAAAACGATATTTAGGCCACACGGACCTTCCTGTACTAGAAGATTCGTTAATAGAGTACGAACCTCTTAAAAAATACATAATACATAATCATCCTGAAGCCGTTTATTCGAGCGATTTACTCCGGTGTCAGCAGACGGCAGCATTTTTGTTCCCAGAAGTGTCCATTATCAATGACCCGCGCTTGCGGGAAATCAGCTTTGGGGTATGGGAAGGCCTAACATATGAAGATCTGAAAAACGACCCGCATTATTCCTGCTGGCTCGATAATTGGGAGATAACCAGCGCGCCTGGCGGAGAAAGCGGCATGGCATTTCAAGAACGTGTTTCATCTTTCTTATCGGAAATCCTCAAATCGAACCTTAGAAGCGCAGCTATTATGACTCATGGAGGGGTTATTAGAAAAATCGTTTCTGACCTTGTTCATGGAGCCTCATTCTGGGACACTTCTGCGCCTTTTGGAAAAGCGCTCGTCCTTGAGTTAAAAGAAGAAGAAAGGAGGAATTGGAAATGCATCTCATTATCGGTGGAGCCTACTGCGGAAAAAGAGCCTTTGTGAAAAGGAAGTGGCAAGATGCCTCGTGGATTTCAGCATATGAGGGGCAGCATTTGCTGCAATGGAAGGAAGAAAATTCTTTGAAAGCACCGCTTGTTTTCGAAGGATTTGAACAATGGATAATGGAAGACAACCGGGATGCTTCCAAATTGAGAGAAGTCTACCGGATTTTTTTGAAAGAAGTACTGGAGCTTGAGAAGGAAGTCATTTTGATTATGCTGGAAACAGGAAAAGGCATCGTTCCCATTTCCGAAGAGGAACGGCGAATGAGAGACCTTTTAGGCTGGATTCAGCAGGATTCTGCAGCATTGTGCAATGACGTTTATCATGTTTGGCATGGAATGGCGAGAAAAATCAAATAATCATTTAAAGAAAGGGCTGAGCCCTTTTTTTGTTTTAAAAAAAGAAATATCTATTTGTTAATAGAATCGTATATAATTTACTCTGTAACTTCTCAGGATCTCTTTTTTTAAGAAAAAAGAAAGAGGGGTTTCAGGTAAAGGAACAGAATATAAATGACGAATGATTCTGGGAAATGACATTATAATTAGAAAGTGTCTGTTTTTTTCTAGGTCTGAATTGATATATGAAAGGGGAACATGTAAGATAAACGATTTTAAATTTATCGCATCACTAAAGTACTAATTTTAATAGCTGGAAAGGCTGATAAAAATGGAAAAAAACATATCTGAAGCTTTGCCCGCGCAGAGTAAGTCTTCAGGAAACTTAATTAAAAACAGGATCGTGCTTGCGATCATGGGCTCTAACTTTTTGCTGCAGCTCGGCATCTGGATCAGAAACTTTGCCATATTATTATACGTAACTGATCTTACCAACAATGATCCAGTGTATGTATCCCTTATATCAATTGCAGAGTTCGCACCGATTTTTATTTTCTCTATTATCGGAGGAACATTTGCCGACAGGTGGAAGCCCAAACTCACCATGGTATGGTGTGACGTCCTTTCAGCGGTATCCATCTTTGTTGTTCTTTTAACTTTAATATACGGTTCTTGGCATGCTATTTTCTTTGCCACATTGGTTTCAGCGATCTTGTCGCAATTCTCGATGCCTTCTGCTATGAGACTGTTAAAGCAGCACGTACCAGAAGAGCAATTGCAATCCGCAATGGCTATTTTTCAATCCCTAATGGCTGTTTTTATGGTCATCGGACCAGTCATCGGGACACTTGTATACCAATCATACGGCATCTACACATCAATCATTGTAATGGGCATTATGTTCCTTCTATCAGCTGCCGTTTTAACCTTCCTTCCGCGTGATCTTGAAAAAGCCAAAACAGAGGAAGAAACAAGTTTCAAGAAAGAACTCGCAGACGGCTTCCGTTATGTTATCGGGAAAAAAGTTTTGACTACAATGGGCGGTGTTTTTGCTGCCTGCGGTCTGGCAGTCGGGTTAATTTCTCCGCTGATGATTTTTATTACAATCGAAAATCTTGGATTGTCCAAGGATTATCTTCAGTGGCTGATCATGGCGAACGGAATTGGAATGCTTGCCGGCGGCGGTATTGTCATTGCCTTTTCTAAAAAAATCTCGCCTCAAAAGCTGCTCGCAATAGGTATTTTTGCCAGCATGATCTTTACCATCAGCATCGGCTGGTCAACAAGCTTCCCGATTACTATTGCCCTTCAGCTGCTGAACGGATTCTTTTTCCCATGCATACACATTGGAATCAATACTCTGATTCTTAAAAATACAGATGAATCCTTTGTCGGCCGTGTGAATGGTGTTCTTAATCCATTGTTTATGGGAATGATGGTTGCCGGTATGTCACTCTCAGGCCTTCTCAAGGCTCCGCTTACTCTATCTGGCGTTTACACGGTTTCAGGAGTGTTGTTCTTATTAGGAACAATACTGATTCTCCCGCTATTTAAATTAAAAGAAAATACAATTGTTTCTCAGCAAGTTGTGAAAGTTGGAGAAGAAAGATAACGTTTTAAAAAGAAAATGCTCCTGAAAATTCGGGGGTATTTTTTATGTGCTGAAAAAAAACTCATTTAAATTCAAATATCCCTTTACAAGAATATTCCTTTTAGGGTATATTAAAAACAGAAAGGAGAATGAATGATGGGCATCAACATTACAGCAACTTTGCAAGCACTTGCAGAGCCCAATCGACAGCGAATTGTAGAATTATTGCGTGATGGTCCGCTTACGGTGGGAGAAATTGCTGAACGGCTTCAGCTGCTTCAGCCGCAGACGTCCAAACATCTCCGTATTCTCAGTCAGTCAGGTCTTGTAGAGGCAGAGGCGGCTGCCAACAGGCGAATTTATAAGCTGCGGCCGCAGCCATTTCAGGATCTCGAAGGATGGCTAAATTCATTTCAGCGTCTCTGGCATGACAGATTTGACCGGCTTGATGACTATTTGCAGGAATTAAAGGATAGCGAGTAGAATGACAAAGGGTAAAATAAAAATTTGGGAGGAATTAGGATGTCAGCAAATAAAGGGATTGTAAACATGACTTCACGTGTTGAGGGAAAAGAACTTATAATGGAAAGAACGTTCAATGCACCAAGAGAGCTTGTTTTTAAAGCATTCTCTGATTCGAAACATCTGGCCAGCTGGTGGGGGCCGCAAGGATGGAAAACAGAAAACAAAACGTTTGAATTTAAACCAGAGGGTGTTTGGCACTATTGCATGCGCTGCGAGGATAAAAACCAGGGAGACTTTTATGGTATGGAATCATGGGGCAAAGCTACCTACAAAGAAATTGTTGTCCCTGAAAAAATTGTCTATATCGATGTATTCTCCGACAAAGACGGCAGCACATCAGATCAAATGCCTGAAATGATTATTACCATGCTGTTTGACGATCAGGGCGAAAAAACAAACCTCACGATCCGCTCCCAATTCTCTTCAGAAGAAGAATTGAAGAAAATCGTTGAAATGGGAGCCGTACAGGGTATGTCTTCTCAGTTTGACTGTTTGGATGAAGTTCTTGAGGAATTGAAATAAGAAGGTTAAGGAGAAGCTGTTCCGGCAGCTTCTTTTTAGTTATATGAAAATAAAATTGAATACCATTTAGAGTATGAAAAAACTCATGTATACTTAAAAGAAAAAAGATAAGGGAGAATTCAACAATGAGGGAACAAATTCTGGAAGTCCTTAAAGAAATTGAAGAAACATATCAAGTGAAAATTCTTTATGCATGTGAATCCGGCAGCAGAGCCTGGGGGTTTCCTTCAAAAGACAGTGACTATGACGTAAGGTTTATCTATATACATAAAGCAGAGCACTACCTGAGCATTGATCCAATTGGAGTCGGCTCCAATCGTGATTTCATAGAACGTCCAATAAATGACCTCCTGGATGTTTCAGGCTGGGACCTGACTAAGGCACTTAAGCTTTTCCGAAAATCAAATCCGCCTTTAATGGAGTGGATGAAATCACCGATTGTTTATTATCAAGCTTATTCAGCAATTGATAAAATCGCTGATTTGCAATCAGAGGTATTCACCCCGCATTCAGCTATTTATCACTACTTGAACATGGCGAGCAAGAACTACCGGGATTACCTGCAAGGGGATACCGTGAAAATTAAAAAATATTTCTATGTGCTCCGGCCTTTACTTGCAGCACGATGGATTGAGTTAAAAGGAGAGTTTCCACCAATAGAATTTCAAATCCTATTAGAAGAAATGCTGCCGGATGGATTATTGAAGAATGAAATATTAACTTTGCTTGAACGGAAGATGATGGGAGATGAATTAGATAGAGAACCTAAAATTGAAGTTATTAACGGGTTTTTAGATTCTGAAATCATTAGACTCAAAGAGTACGCAAAACAGTTGAACTTAAAGAAGGAAGATCCTACTTCTAAATTAAACGCAATTTTCAGGGGAACGCTTAAAGAGGTTTGGTGAAGAAACGCTTAGGATAATCTTTCCTGAGCGTTTTTATTATAGATGGGGTACCGTCAGGAAAATGCGGATTTACAACGTTAAGGAATTTTCAATACTAAAAAGCCCAACTTCACCTTTAATTAATAGAGAAATTGGGCTTTTTCATTAAAAACCACGCTTTGACATTGTCTAAAGCATGGTTTTTATTTAAACTAATATAAATCTGCTAAGTTGATTTTTTTAGCTCATCTATTTATTGAATTCATTAACTGGAAGAAGTATTCAGGTTTATGAGTCTTATTTAGGTTATACCATGAATGTAATGTATCTGGTGCAAATACATCTAATTTTTTAAATACTTCCATCGTAAATTCCAGAGGCGCAACCCCTGATGCAGTAACCAAATTCTCACCAGATACCGCAGGTCTCATCTCATAATATTTTTCTCCTTTATAATTAGGGCAGACCATTTTAATATACTCTAAGTCATTGCTTGTGTGTTTTCTAGAGTCTAAGTATCCCATATTCGCAAGAGCCTCAGTTGCACCACAAATTGCAGCAACAATAGTGCCGAGCTTTAAGGCTTCGCCAATTTTTTTCATGATTGGTTGATGAATAACTTCTCCCCAAGTAGTCCCTCCAGGCAAAACTAAAAGATCTTTACTCTCAAGAGTACACTCATCAAGGGAAATATCTGGTTTTATGCTCAGTCCCCCCATCGTAGTAATCATTTCTTTATTAGCTCCTACTGTAACTACTTTTAAAGGTACTATATCTTTTTTGAAATATCTTCCTGTGTTTAGTTCGGCAATTAAATATCCATATTCCCAGTCTGACATTGTGTTAAATACATATAGATAAACTTTTTTTGTTTGCATCCAATAACACTCCCAATCACAATTTATATAGCAATTATAATATAACTTCCCTGACAGCTAACGTCAGGGAAGTTATCATACTTGATGAAATTTTATTAATTCCGACAGAACTTCAA
Proteins encoded in this region:
- a CDS encoding ArsR/SmtB family transcription factor, which produces MGINITATLQALAEPNRQRIVELLRDGPLTVGEIAERLQLLQPQTSKHLRILSQSGLVEAEAAANRRIYKLRPQPFQDLEGWLNSFQRLWHDRFDRLDDYLQELKDSE
- a CDS encoding type 1 glutamine amidotransferase family protein, producing MQTKKVYLYVFNTMSDWEYGYLIAELNTGRYFKKDIVPLKVVTVGANKEMITTMGGLSIKPDISLDECTLESKDLLVLPGGTTWGEVIHQPIMKKIGEALKLGTIVAAICGATEALANMGYLDSRKHTSNDLEYIKMVCPNYKGEKYYEMRPAVSGENLVTASGVAPLEFTMEVFKKLDVFAPDTLHSWYNLNKTHKPEYFFQLMNSINR
- a CDS encoding nucleotidyltransferase domain-containing protein; the protein is MREQILEVLKEIEETYQVKILYACESGSRAWGFPSKDSDYDVRFIYIHKAEHYLSIDPIGVGSNRDFIERPINDLLDVSGWDLTKALKLFRKSNPPLMEWMKSPIVYYQAYSAIDKIADLQSEVFTPHSAIYHYLNMASKNYRDYLQGDTVKIKKYFYVLRPLLAARWIELKGEFPPIEFQILLEEMLPDGLLKNEILTLLERKMMGDELDREPKIEVINGFLDSEIIRLKEYAKQLNLKKEDPTSKLNAIFRGTLKEVW
- a CDS encoding bifunctional adenosylcobinamide kinase/adenosylcobinamide-phosphate guanylyltransferase, whose translation is MHLIIGGAYCGKRAFVKRKWQDASWISAYEGQHLLQWKEENSLKAPLVFEGFEQWIMEDNRDASKLREVYRIFLKEVLELEKEVILIMLETGKGIVPISEEERRMRDLLGWIQQDSAALCNDVYHVWHGMARKIK
- a CDS encoding SRPBCC domain-containing protein, which codes for MSANKGIVNMTSRVEGKELIMERTFNAPRELVFKAFSDSKHLASWWGPQGWKTENKTFEFKPEGVWHYCMRCEDKNQGDFYGMESWGKATYKEIVVPEKIVYIDVFSDKDGSTSDQMPEMIITMLFDDQGEKTNLTIRSQFSSEEELKKIVEMGAVQGMSSQFDCLDEVLEELK
- a CDS encoding MFS transporter; its protein translation is MEKNISEALPAQSKSSGNLIKNRIVLAIMGSNFLLQLGIWIRNFAILLYVTDLTNNDPVYVSLISIAEFAPIFIFSIIGGTFADRWKPKLTMVWCDVLSAVSIFVVLLTLIYGSWHAIFFATLVSAILSQFSMPSAMRLLKQHVPEEQLQSAMAIFQSLMAVFMVIGPVIGTLVYQSYGIYTSIIVMGIMFLLSAAVLTFLPRDLEKAKTEEETSFKKELADGFRYVIGKKVLTTMGGVFAACGLAVGLISPLMIFITIENLGLSKDYLQWLIMANGIGMLAGGGIVIAFSKKISPQKLLAIGIFASMIFTISIGWSTSFPITIALQLLNGFFFPCIHIGINTLILKNTDESFVGRVNGVLNPLFMGMMVAGMSLSGLLKAPLTLSGVYTVSGVLFLLGTILILPLFKLKENTIVSQQVVKVGEER
- a CDS encoding histidine phosphatase family protein encodes the protein MESCRSLQLIFIRHSMTEWNKAKRYLGHTDLPVLEDSLIEYEPLKKYIIHNHPEAVYSSDLLRCQQTAAFLFPEVSIINDPRLREISFGVWEGLTYEDLKNDPHYSCWLDNWEITSAPGGESGMAFQERVSSFLSEILKSNLRSAAIMTHGGVIRKIVSDLVHGASFWDTSAPFGKALVLELKEEERRNWKCISLSVEPTAEKEPL